The bacterium genome contains a region encoding:
- the cutS gene encoding Carbon monoxide dehydrogenase small chain gives MPHQFDPTAQHQTPPKALCTLHINGQTRQVAVEQSAILLDVIREELQLTGTKRGCDMGTCGCCTVIMDGKPVLSCLTLALDAEGKAIRTIESLQEGGCLHPVQEGFVVKGGSQCGFCTPGFIMTATALLESTPDPATLDRETIRRAISGNLCRCTGFQQIIEAIEYAAAHLDEPRQPDPTSGKVANVMGG, from the coding sequence ATGCCCCATCAGTTCGATCCCACAGCGCAGCACCAGACGCCTCCCAAAGCGCTCTGTACGCTGCACATCAATGGCCAGACCCGGCAGGTTGCCGTGGAGCAGTCAGCCATCCTGCTGGATGTCATCCGTGAAGAACTCCAGCTGACCGGCACCAAGCGGGGCTGCGACATGGGGACCTGCGGCTGCTGTACGGTCATCATGGATGGCAAACCTGTCCTGAGCTGCCTGACGCTGGCCCTGGACGCCGAAGGCAAGGCGATCCGGACCATTGAGTCGCTGCAGGAAGGGGGCTGCCTGCATCCGGTGCAGGAAGGGTTTGTCGTGAAGGGGGGGTCGCAGTGCGGCTTTTGCACTCCCGGATTCATCATGACCGCTACGGCACTATTAGAAAGCACACCGGATCCCGCCACCCTCGACCGGGAGACGATTCGTCGGGCCATCAGCGGCAATCTCTGCCGGTGCACGGGTTTCCAGCAGATCATCGAGGCGATTGAGTACGCCGCGGCGCACCTGGACGAGCCCCGTCAGCCGGACCCGACTAGCGGCAAGGTCGCGAACGTGATGGGAGGCTAA
- the hcrA gene encoding 4-hydroxybenzoyl-CoA reductase subunit alpha yields MAESHHDPTKPFNIVGKPTPLLDSRSKVTGEAIYADDLSFPNMLVGKLLRSPKPHARIKSIDLSAALALPGVVAIVVGSEAPTKFGVLPISRDETALAVEKVKYVGDIVAGVAAETELQAVAACHAIRIEWEDLPSHQRMEKCLEPHGEPVHPDRSKDGSNLHKGVDQEFGDVEAALADAAFQVSGAFEFPGINHGFTEPHCAIAKYDGGRLTLWTAQQVPHYLHRSLANVMEMPMHRITVIRPMVGGGFGGKSDPFPHEMVAALLARKTGRPVKILFDREEVFLTNHGRHPGKNTMTLALDADLNISLLDSRALIEGGAWASFGVVTTYYNGVLSMGPYKIPSFRYSGRRVYSNKPPHGAMRGHGSVNARMALECLLDELAEQAGVDPCDLRLKNALEPHSFTVNDLRVTSMGLPECIARVRAASGWDQKFRKLPYGRGIGIGCGMYISGSAKPIHRTRMPQSTVHLKIDMDGGITIHSLAAEIGQGSDTMLAQCVAEVLGLGLEWMRVYSRSTDTAPIDLGSYSSRVTFMAGNAARKAAIDIKRQLQAAASRITGYEAEVFECEDEHLVCQVRPEVRVPYLQAVDEAIAYTGALIARGQYETPPMGGTFKGAAAGTAPSYSYQAFIAEVEVDPETGFVRLEHIWAAHDVGRALNPLAVEGQIIGSIHMGLGQVLSEAMRYNHKVTDGNLLNGNLLDYKIPGPLEMPPVDVFIVESNDPEGPFGAKECGEGALAPILPAVVNAIYDAVGVRIRTLPVTPDVVLEAIQRKEANKPAHAFTPLSFAPANVG; encoded by the coding sequence ATGGCCGAAAGCCACCACGACCCCACCAAGCCCTTCAACATCGTCGGCAAGCCGACACCCCTCCTTGATTCCCGCTCCAAGGTGACCGGGGAGGCAATCTATGCCGATGACCTCAGCTTCCCCAACATGCTGGTTGGCAAGCTCCTGCGGTCGCCCAAGCCCCATGCACGCATCAAATCCATCGATCTCAGCGCGGCCCTCGCTCTGCCCGGCGTCGTGGCGATCGTGGTGGGGTCGGAAGCACCGACCAAGTTCGGGGTACTCCCCATCAGCCGCGACGAGACCGCACTGGCGGTCGAGAAAGTGAAGTATGTCGGCGACATTGTCGCCGGAGTCGCCGCCGAGACCGAACTCCAGGCGGTGGCAGCCTGCCATGCGATCCGCATCGAGTGGGAGGACCTCCCCAGTCATCAGCGGATGGAGAAGTGTCTTGAGCCGCACGGCGAGCCGGTCCATCCGGACCGCTCCAAAGATGGATCGAACCTGCACAAAGGGGTCGACCAGGAGTTCGGCGATGTCGAAGCCGCGCTGGCCGACGCAGCATTCCAGGTCAGTGGTGCGTTCGAGTTTCCGGGCATCAATCACGGATTCACCGAGCCGCACTGCGCCATCGCGAAGTACGACGGTGGCCGCCTGACGCTCTGGACCGCGCAGCAGGTGCCGCACTATCTCCACCGGTCACTGGCCAATGTCATGGAGATGCCCATGCACCGGATCACGGTCATTCGTCCGATGGTGGGGGGCGGCTTCGGCGGCAAGAGCGACCCCTTCCCGCATGAAATGGTGGCAGCGTTGCTGGCCCGCAAGACCGGGCGACCCGTGAAGATTCTCTTCGACCGCGAGGAGGTCTTCCTGACCAATCACGGACGGCATCCGGGCAAGAACACCATGACTCTGGCGCTGGACGCCGATCTCAACATCTCCCTGCTCGACTCCCGGGCACTGATTGAGGGCGGCGCCTGGGCCAGCTTCGGTGTGGTCACGACCTACTACAACGGGGTGCTGTCGATGGGTCCCTACAAGATTCCCTCGTTCAGGTACTCCGGACGCCGGGTCTATTCCAACAAGCCACCACACGGCGCGATGCGCGGACACGGGTCAGTGAATGCCCGGATGGCGCTGGAATGTCTGCTCGATGAGCTGGCCGAGCAGGCCGGGGTGGATCCCTGCGATCTGCGTCTGAAGAATGCCCTGGAGCCGCACAGCTTTACGGTGAATGACCTGCGGGTCACCAGCATGGGCCTGCCGGAGTGCATCGCCCGGGTCCGGGCCGCCTCGGGCTGGGACCAGAAGTTCCGCAAGCTCCCCTATGGCCGGGGCATCGGCATCGGCTGCGGGATGTACATCTCCGGGTCGGCGAAGCCGATTCACCGGACCCGGATGCCCCAGTCGACCGTCCACCTGAAGATCGACATGGATGGCGGGATCACGATCCACTCGCTGGCGGCAGAGATCGGGCAGGGGTCCGACACGATGCTCGCGCAGTGCGTTGCGGAAGTGCTGGGACTCGGGTTGGAATGGATGCGAGTCTATTCGCGCTCGACGGACACCGCGCCGATTGATCTCGGGTCGTATTCCAGCCGGGTGACCTTTATGGCGGGCAACGCAGCCCGGAAGGCCGCCATCGACATCAAGCGGCAGCTGCAGGCCGCCGCCTCCCGGATCACCGGCTACGAAGCAGAAGTCTTCGAATGTGAGGACGAACATCTGGTCTGCCAGGTCCGGCCGGAAGTCCGGGTCCCCTATCTGCAGGCGGTCGATGAAGCCATCGCCTACACCGGCGCGCTGATCGCCCGGGGGCAGTACGAGACCCCGCCGATGGGCGGCACATTTAAGGGGGCGGCGGCCGGCACCGCGCCGTCCTACTCCTACCAGGCATTTATTGCAGAAGTCGAGGTGGATCCGGAGACCGGATTTGTCCGGCTGGAACATATCTGGGCCGCGCACGATGTCGGAAGGGCCCTGAATCCTCTCGCAGTGGAGGGGCAGATCATTGGGTCCATTCACATGGGACTCGGGCAGGTGCTCTCGGAAGCCATGCGGTACAACCACAAGGTGACCGATGGGAATCTGCTCAACGGCAACCTGCTGGACTACAAGATCCCGGGTCCGCTGGAAATGCCGCCAGTGGATGTCTTCATCGTGGAGTCGAACGACCCGGAAGGACCCTTTGGCGCAAAAGAATGCGGCGAAGGCGCCCTCGCGCCGATCCTCCCCGCGGTGGTCAACGCGATCTATGACGCCGTGGGCGTCAGGATCCGGACCCTGCCAGTGACACCCGACGTGGTGCTGGAGGCCATTCAGCGAAAGGAGGCGAACAAGCCCGCTCATGCGTTTACCCCCCTTTCATTTGCACCGGCCAACGTCGGTTAG
- the fliP gene encoding Flagellar biosynthetic protein FliP yields MGAFPFPRVTLEAGPAQSPQEVSAGLQLLFLLTLLSLAPSIIILATGFTRIVIVMGLVRNALGTQNLPPNQVIVGLSLILTFFVMSPVLNQMNEEALQPFLREEITYQDGLQKAQIPLREFMFNNTRGRDLKVMLELARLPAPQTRADVPTWVLLPAFVLSELKTAFQMGFVVYMPFLIIDLVVSSTLMSMGMIFLPPVLISLPFKILLFVMTDGWVLIARSLVGSFRF; encoded by the coding sequence TTCCCTCGGGTGACACTGGAAGCAGGACCGGCTCAGTCGCCTCAGGAAGTTTCTGCCGGACTCCAGCTCCTCTTTCTCCTGACACTCCTCAGCCTGGCGCCGAGCATCATCATTCTTGCGACCGGCTTCACCCGGATCGTCATCGTGATGGGGCTGGTCCGCAATGCCCTGGGGACGCAGAATCTGCCGCCGAATCAGGTCATCGTGGGGCTTTCCCTCATCCTGACGTTTTTCGTGATGAGTCCGGTGCTGAATCAGATGAACGAGGAAGCACTGCAGCCGTTCCTCCGGGAAGAAATCACCTATCAGGATGGGCTGCAGAAGGCTCAGATTCCCCTGCGGGAGTTCATGTTTAACAACACCCGGGGACGCGATCTCAAAGTGATGCTCGAACTGGCCCGACTCCCCGCCCCACAGACCCGGGCCGATGTCCCGACCTGGGTGCTGCTGCCAGCGTTTGTACTCTCCGAGCTGAAGACCGCGTTCCAGATGGGCTTCGTGGTCTACATGCCCTTCCTCATCATCGACCTCGTCGTCTCCAGCACCCTCATGAGCATGGGCATGATCTTCCTGCCGCCAGTCCTGATCAGTCTGCCGTTCAAGATTCTGCTCTTTGTGATGACCGATGGCTGGGTCCTGATCGCCAGGAGCCTGGTGGGGAGCTTCCGCTTCTAG
- the hcrB gene encoding 4-hydroxybenzoyl-CoA reductase subunit beta: protein MRLPPFHLHRPTSVSDAVALAATYGDSAQFIAGGTDLLQHLKNRIYTPDHVISLQHLPGLRDITLTRIGALATLADIATHPSIGEQLPALVECIEVIASPVIRSTATLGGNLLVDTRCYYVNQSYEWRLSKGACLKSEGQDCLVVPNPDTCYATFSADTPALLMCWDASVHLAGPDGERDVPLTAFYQYDGIARHVKQPGEIITWVDIPAEAQTLTSGYSKLRVRDAFDYPELGVAAALSLHPDGTLAALRLAFCAVDAVPNRIDDAVASLLGQPLTDEAIAQVCAALPEKLQPYRNTALPPGYRRQMTAVFARRLLVRLRDQARQQPEA, encoded by the coding sequence ATGCGTTTACCCCCCTTTCATTTGCACCGGCCAACGTCGGTTAGCGACGCGGTCGCGCTGGCAGCCACCTACGGCGACTCCGCGCAATTCATAGCCGGAGGGACCGACCTGCTGCAGCATCTCAAGAACCGGATCTACACGCCGGATCATGTGATCTCGCTGCAGCATCTCCCGGGACTCCGGGACATCACCCTCACGCGGATCGGCGCGCTGGCGACCCTGGCGGACATCGCTACGCATCCATCCATCGGTGAACAGCTGCCAGCCCTGGTGGAGTGCATCGAGGTCATTGCCTCGCCGGTGATTCGATCGACGGCCACCCTCGGCGGCAATCTGCTGGTGGATACCCGGTGCTACTACGTCAATCAGTCCTATGAATGGCGACTCTCCAAAGGAGCCTGCCTGAAGAGTGAAGGGCAGGATTGTCTGGTGGTGCCGAACCCCGACACCTGCTACGCCACCTTCAGCGCGGACACGCCCGCGCTGCTGATGTGCTGGGATGCTTCGGTGCATCTGGCAGGTCCCGATGGCGAGCGGGATGTCCCGCTGACGGCGTTCTATCAGTACGACGGCATTGCGCGGCATGTCAAACAGCCCGGCGAGATCATCACCTGGGTCGACATCCCGGCGGAGGCGCAGACGCTGACCAGTGGCTACAGCAAACTGCGGGTCCGCGACGCTTTCGACTATCCCGAGCTGGGGGTCGCCGCGGCGCTGTCGCTGCATCCTGACGGGACCCTCGCGGCCCTGCGACTGGCGTTCTGTGCGGTCGATGCCGTGCCGAACCGGATCGATGACGCGGTGGCATCGCTGCTGGGTCAACCCCTCACCGACGAAGCCATCGCGCAAGTCTGTGCCGCTTTGCCGGAAAAGCTGCAGCCTTATCGCAATACGGCGCTGCCACCGGGCTATCGTCGCCAGATGACTGCAGTCTTCGCACGTCGGCTCCTGGTCCGGCTTCGGGATCAGGCACGACAGCAGCCTGAGGCCTAA